The Candidatus Celerinatantimonas neptuna DNA segment TCGGCAATAAAGATCTATCGGCTATTGCCGGTAAAGCATCTGAAGGCTTGTTGGTGACTTTACCTAAAAAATACGATCAGAATCCTGAAAACGCCAAGATTGTGAAAACAATGAAAGCGGAAGGTAAGGATCCTTCTGGTCCGTTTGTCTGGACCAGTTATGCAGCCGTTCAGGCGCTCACCGCCGGGATCAAAGCGGTTGGCGATGATCCGCAAGCTGTTGCCAAATTCTTACGCTCACATCAGGTGAACACTGTGATGGGGCCTCTGAAATGGGATCATAAAGGCGATCTGAAAGGGTTCGAATTCGGCGTGTTTCGCTGGCATGCAGATGGTACGTCAACCCCTTTAAAACTGTAATCTTTAATGAATGGGTTGTTACTTGTCGGTGACAACCCAGGGCATGTATTGCTTTAAAATGATGAGGTTGCTGCTGTGGTTTTTGCCTGCCAATAGGGTGTGTCGTTAAGCATGACCATATAGATCTGATCTTATGAAGTCTGAGCAATGCCTACTTTTAAAGATACACGACCCTGGATGATTTGAGGTCTGTATGTCTGAGCATGTTTTCTATTTTTTTCAACAGTTGATCAATGGCCTGACGGTTGGTAGCTCCTATGCGTTGATTGCCATTGGTTATACCATGGTTTATGGCATTATCGGCATGATCAATTTTGCCCATGGTGAAGTGTATATGATCGGCACGTATGTCGCGTTTATCGCGTTGTCGGTGATGACGATGATGGGCTTTGATAATGTTCCGATTTTGTTTATCGGCGCATTTGCTTTAAGTATGGTGATTACCAGTGTCTACGGATGGACGATTGAGCGTGTTGCCTACCGGCCTCTGCGAGGCGGTAATCGATTGATCCCGTTGATCTCTGCCATTGGAATGTCGATCTTTTTGCAAAATCTGGTTCGCACCGCACAGGGCAGCCGTGATGTGGCCATTCCTGCTCTGGTCCAGGGCGGCTGGACGATAGGCCCTGCCGATCATTTTCATCTGACAATTTCATATATGCAGGTGGTCATTTTTGCCGTGACCTTTGTTGCGATGGCCTGTCTTACGACGTATATCTCCCGTTCCAGAATGGGGCAGGCCTGTCGGGCCTGTTCTGAAGATATGAAAATGGCGAGTCTGTTGGGGATCGATACCAATAAAGTGATTGCATTTACGTTTGTTGTCGGGGCGGCGCTTGCTTCGGTCGCCGGGGTTTTGCTGGGGGTCTATTACGGTGTTGTGAACCCGTATATTGGTTTTATTGCCGGGTTAAAAGCTTTTACGGCGGCGGTTTTAGGTGGCATTGGCTCGATTCCTGGTGCGGTTGTAGGTGGCTTGCTGCTGGGAGTTGCTGAGGCATTAACGGCTGGTTATATCAGCCCTGAATATTCAGATGTTGTTTCGTTTTTGCTGCTTTGCCTGGTTTTGCTGTTTATGCCCACCGGTATTTTAGGTCGCCCGGAGGTTGAAAAAGTATGAAAACAGCGAATTTGAAAGCGGCATGTTGTGCGGCTGCCATTTTTTTACTTTTGGCCGGCTGGCTGTTGGGGATTCGGATGGAAACCACCGCCAAAGGGCTGACTCTGGCCTGGTCGACTTTGCCTCGTTGGGGGCTTTTAGGGCTCGGAACTATGCTGGTGTTTCTCGGGCAGTGGTTTCATCAGCCGATCCGTTCGGTTTGGGCCACGCTCAATCACTCTTCTGCGAAAGTGGTGAAGTTACCGTCTCCAGAAGAGAACCCAACTTTTTATCGTTATCTGATCGGTGTGGTGCTACTGGGCGCACTGATCTGGCCGTTTGTTGTTTCCCGTGGCGTGGTGGACTTGGCTACGTTGACGCTGATTTATGTCATGCTGGGATTAGGGCTTAATATCGTGGTCGGTCTGGCCGGATTGTTAGATCTGGGGTATGTCGGATTTTATGCGGTCGGTGCATATAGCTACGCATTGCTGAACAGTTATTTAGGGTGGGGATTCTGGAGTTGTTTGCCTGTTGCGGGGGCTCTGGCGGCATTTTTTGGTTTCCTGTTAGGGTTCCCCGTGCTCAGGCTTCGCGGTGATTATCTGGCCATTGTCACATTAGGGTTTGGGGAGATTATCCGGATTATGCTCAATAATCTGACCTCTTTGACCGGTGGACCTAATGGTATCGGAGGGATCCCCAAGCCGACATTATTTGGTTTGGAATTTTCACGTCATGTTCGTTACGGCGGATGGGATACCTTTGATCACTTCTTTGGATTGAAATATAGCTCGGATCATAAAGTGATTTTTCTGTATCTCATGGCGGTGTTGCTGGTGATTATTACGATTTTTGTGATCAACCGTTTGTTGCGAATGCCAATTGGCCGGGCCTGGGAAGCACTACGCGAAGATGAAATCGCCTGCCGATCTCTGGGGCTCAACCCCACGGTCATTAAGTTGACAGCGTTTACCATTGGTGCCGGATTTGCCGGGTTTGCCGGAAGCTTTTTTGCTGCCCGACAGGGGTTTATCAGCCCTGAATCATTTACGTTTATCGAATCGGCGATCATTTTAGCCATTGTTGTATTAGGCGGAATGGGATCCCAGGTTGGTGTCGTATTGGCGGCTATTATTATGACGGTTTTACCTGAGCTCGCGCGTGAATTTAGTGAATATCGAATGCTGTTGTTTGGGTTAATGATGGTGTTGATGATGGTGTGGCGACCTGAAGGATTGTTACCGATGAGCCGGCCGAAGATGGAGTTGAAGTCGCATGAATGAGCGAAGTAATGTGCTAGAGGTTCACGATCTTTGTATGCGATTTGGTGGTTTATTAGCCGTGAATCAGGTGTCGTTAGCGATCGCCCGAGAACAGGTAGTGTCGATTATCGGCCCGAATGGCGCGGGTAAGACCACGGTGTTTAACTGTATTACTGGCTTTTATAAGCCCTCATCCGGGAAGATTGTTTATCAGGGAGAAGCGGTTCAGGGGTTATCAAGCCATAAGATTGCCCGTAAAGGAATGGTCAGGACTTTTCAGCATGTTCGATTATTTAAAGAGATGACAGCAATTGAAAATTTATTGGTTGCTCAGCATATGCATCTGAATACCAATATTCTCAGTGGGCTGCTTAAAAC contains these protein-coding regions:
- the livH gene encoding High-affinity branched-chain amino acid transport system permease protein LivH, producing MSEHVFYFFQQLINGLTVGSSYALIAIGYTMVYGIIGMINFAHGEVYMIGTYVAFIALSVMTMMGFDNVPILFIGAFALSMVITSVYGWTIERVAYRPLRGGNRLIPLISAIGMSIFLQNLVRTAQGSRDVAIPALVQGGWTIGPADHFHLTISYMQVVIFAVTFVAMACLTTYISRSRMGQACRACSEDMKMASLLGIDTNKVIAFTFVVGAALASVAGVLLGVYYGVVNPYIGFIAGLKAFTAAVLGGIGSIPGAVVGGLLLGVAEALTAGYISPEYSDVVSFLLLCLVLLFMPTGILGRPEVEKV